One window of the Pelmatolapia mariae isolate MD_Pm_ZW linkage group LG15, Pm_UMD_F_2, whole genome shotgun sequence genome contains the following:
- the atraid gene encoding all-trans retinoic acid-induced differentiation factor: MKALCSCMRFVALVLILNLFFQASYQLTELQVCNLCRGTILNSSEVGHFCFLSAGRIDGRCCLRNDTTNDPEHIIGLDLSNCSLTYVQDLQGASTAFMIDLSFNPIVNISDTAFQGFNKLNYMILPQNIDCPGSNTSWEKVKIKEGNRHCEGQRNMCNETGQLSMNCPENSLCAPFGPGFFECSCAENFRGYKCLREGEFPALQVFGPLAASTVVISVLLWATQRRKAKSL, from the exons atgaaagctttatGTAGCTGTATGAGATTTGTGGCGCTTGTTTTGATCcttaatttatttttccaaGCAAGTTATCAGCTGACCGAGCTGCAG GTATGTAACCTGTGTCGCGGGACCATCCTAAACAGCTCTGAGGTCGGTCACTTTTGCTTCTTATCCGCTGGACGGATAGACGGACGTTGCTGTTTGAGAAATGACACCACAAACGACCCTGAACACATCATCGG gTTGGATCTGTCCAACTGTTCACTAACTTATGTGCAGGATCTTCAGGGAGCATCAACAGCTTTCATGAT AGACCTCTCGTTCAATCCCATTGTCAACATCAGTGATACAGCTTTTCAAGGATTTAATAAGTTAAACTACAT GATTTTACCACAAAATATAGATTGTCCGGGAAGCAACACATCTTGGGAAAAGGTTAAAATCAAAGAGGGAAATCGTCATTGTGAAGGCCAAAGGAATATGTGCAACGAGACTGGACAACTGT CAATGAACTGTCCAGAGAACTCCCTCTGTGCCCCCTTCGGCCCAGGCTTCTTTGAGTGCAGCTGCGCTGAAAACTTCCGTGGATACAAGTGTCTTCGAGAG GGGGAGTTCCCAGCTCTGCAAGTCTTTGGACCTCTTGCAGCTTCTACGGTTGTGATCTCGGTTCTTCTGTGGGCCACCCAGAGACGTAAAGCCAAATCACTCTAA
- the eif2b4 gene encoding translation initiation factor eIF-2B subunit delta isoform X2, with translation MADSGVIDGPGRKDEIERAKSEGKDLTKEEKQRLRKEKKQQKKNKEKKDDKASQENEKEKKLVTSAAPASQPPTQPTVQKAPSAVPATAPVSVPALEASAPADKPAKTKAELKAERRARQEAERASKQSKKGETGQQAATSKPKAPPSDLQPVVKRLPEHIQVDNPDVLKKLAKKLERQQIPLRSDYGYKVSLFSHLHQYSRKAPLTQQLSIPSTVIHPAIVRLGLQYSHGIVAGSNARSVALLHAFKQVIRDYTTPQNEELSRDLVNKLKPYISFLNQCRPLSASMGNAIKYIKKEISNIPSNSKEEDAKSKLLNGIESYINEKIILAGVAIAKCAIEKQKISDGDVILVYGCSSLVNHILCEAFEKSRKFRVIVVDSRPRLEGKEALRRLVQKGISCTYVLISAVSYILPEVSKVFLGAHALLANGYVMSRVGTSQIALVAKAFNVPVLVCCETYKFCDRVQTDSFVSNELDDPDDLIVTRKGTTPLEGWQNQSSLGLLNLVYDVTPPDFVDLVITELGMIPCTSVPVVLRVKNVDQ, from the exons ATGGCTGACAGTGGAGTGATAG ATGGACCCGGGAGGAAAGATGAAATCGAACGCGCAAAG agtgaaggcaaagaCCTAACCAAGGAGGAAAAGCAACGGCTGAGGAAAGAgaagaaacagcagaagaaaaacaaagagaaaaaagatgacAAGGCATCACAGGAAAATGAGAAGGAGAAGAAGCTGGTCACTTCAGCAGCTCCAGCATCCCAGCCCCCGACACAACCCACAGTGCAGAAAG CTCCTTCAGCAGTGCCTGCTACTGCACCCGTTTCTGTGCCTGCTTTAGAGGCTTCTGCGCCCGCGGACAAGCCAGCAAAGACTAAAGCGGAGCTGAAAGCTGAGAGGAGAGCTCGGCAAGAAGCTGAGAGGGCCAGCAAACAGAGCAAGAAGGGAGAGACGGGACAGCAGGCAGCCACGAGCAAACCAAAAGCTCCGCCCAGTGATCTGCAGCCAG TGGTGAAGAGGCTCCCAGAACACATTCAAGTGGACAACCCAGACGTTTTAAAGAAACTTGCCAAGAAGTTGGAAAGGCAACAG ATCCCGCTGCGCTCAGATTATGGCTACAAAGTCAGCCTGTTTTCTCATCTCCACCAGTACAGTCGCAAAGCTCCTCTAACACAGCAACTCAG CATTCCTTCCACAGTGATTCATCCTGCTATTGTCAGGCTGGGTTTGCAGTATTCACACGGCATTGTTGCAGGATCCAATGCTCGCTCTGTTGCCCTGCTGCATGCTTTCAAACAG GTAATAAGGGACTACACTACACCTCAAAATGAGGAGCTATCAAGAGACTTGGTCAACAAGCTAAAACCTTATATCAG ttttctgAATCAGTGTCGCCCTCTGTCAGCCAGCATGGGTAATGCAATCAAATACATCAAGAAGGAGATCTCTAATATTCCTAGTAACTCTAAAGAAGAAGAT GCAAAGAGCAAACTGCTCAACGGTATCGAGTCCTACATTAATGAGAAGATTATTCTCGCTGGTGTAGCTATTGCCAAGTGCGccatagaaaaacaaaagatcAGTGATGGAGATGTTATCCTAGTTTATGGATG CTCGTCACTGGTCAACCACATCCTTTGCGAGGCCTTTGAGAAGAGCAGAAAATTCCGTGTTATTGTTGTGGACAGCAGGCCTCGGCTAGAGGGCAAGGAGGCCCTGAGGCGCCTGGTCCAGAAAGGCATCAGCTGCACCTATGTTCTTATCTCTGCTGTCTCTTACATCCTTCCAGAG GTGTCAAAGGTTTTCCTTGGTGCTCATGCTCTGCTGGCTAATGGTTACGTCATGTCTCGAGTGGGGACATCACAGATAGCTCTGGTGGCCAAAGCTTTTAATGTGCCTGTGCTGGTGTGTTGTGAGACCTACAAGTTCTGTGACAGGGTGCAGACAGATTCCTTTGTATCTAATGAACTCG ATGACCCCGACGACCTCATTGTAACCCGTAAAGGAACGACTCCGCTGGAGGGATGGCAGAACCAGTCCTCTCTCGGCCTTCTTAACCTGGTCTACGACGTGACGCCGCCTGATTTCGTAGATCTAGTCATCACAGAGCTCGGGATGATCCCGTGTACCTCTGTCCCTGTGGTGCTGCGAGTCAAAAACGTGGACCAGTGA
- the eif2b4 gene encoding translation initiation factor eIF-2B subunit delta isoform X1, producing MADSGVIDGPGRKDEIERAKSEGKDLTKEEKQRLRKEKKQQKKNKEKKDDKASQENEKEKKLVTSAAPASQPPTQPTVQKAPSAVPATAPVSVPALEASAPADKPAKTKAELKAERRARQEAERASKQSKKGETGQQAATSKPKAPPSDLQPVVKRLPEHIQVDNPDVLKKLAKKLERQQTPEHYAAKKIPLRSDYGYKVSLFSHLHQYSRKAPLTQQLSIPSTVIHPAIVRLGLQYSHGIVAGSNARSVALLHAFKQVIRDYTTPQNEELSRDLVNKLKPYISFLNQCRPLSASMGNAIKYIKKEISNIPSNSKEEDAKSKLLNGIESYINEKIILAGVAIAKCAIEKQKISDGDVILVYGCSSLVNHILCEAFEKSRKFRVIVVDSRPRLEGKEALRRLVQKGISCTYVLISAVSYILPEVSKVFLGAHALLANGYVMSRVGTSQIALVAKAFNVPVLVCCETYKFCDRVQTDSFVSNELDDPDDLIVTRKGTTPLEGWQNQSSLGLLNLVYDVTPPDFVDLVITELGMIPCTSVPVVLRVKNVDQ from the exons ATGGCTGACAGTGGAGTGATAG ATGGACCCGGGAGGAAAGATGAAATCGAACGCGCAAAG agtgaaggcaaagaCCTAACCAAGGAGGAAAAGCAACGGCTGAGGAAAGAgaagaaacagcagaagaaaaacaaagagaaaaaagatgacAAGGCATCACAGGAAAATGAGAAGGAGAAGAAGCTGGTCACTTCAGCAGCTCCAGCATCCCAGCCCCCGACACAACCCACAGTGCAGAAAG CTCCTTCAGCAGTGCCTGCTACTGCACCCGTTTCTGTGCCTGCTTTAGAGGCTTCTGCGCCCGCGGACAAGCCAGCAAAGACTAAAGCGGAGCTGAAAGCTGAGAGGAGAGCTCGGCAAGAAGCTGAGAGGGCCAGCAAACAGAGCAAGAAGGGAGAGACGGGACAGCAGGCAGCCACGAGCAAACCAAAAGCTCCGCCCAGTGATCTGCAGCCAG TGGTGAAGAGGCTCCCAGAACACATTCAAGTGGACAACCCAGACGTTTTAAAGAAACTTGCCAAGAAGTTGGAAAGGCAACAG acaccagagcactatgctgctaaaaag ATCCCGCTGCGCTCAGATTATGGCTACAAAGTCAGCCTGTTTTCTCATCTCCACCAGTACAGTCGCAAAGCTCCTCTAACACAGCAACTCAG CATTCCTTCCACAGTGATTCATCCTGCTATTGTCAGGCTGGGTTTGCAGTATTCACACGGCATTGTTGCAGGATCCAATGCTCGCTCTGTTGCCCTGCTGCATGCTTTCAAACAG GTAATAAGGGACTACACTACACCTCAAAATGAGGAGCTATCAAGAGACTTGGTCAACAAGCTAAAACCTTATATCAG ttttctgAATCAGTGTCGCCCTCTGTCAGCCAGCATGGGTAATGCAATCAAATACATCAAGAAGGAGATCTCTAATATTCCTAGTAACTCTAAAGAAGAAGAT GCAAAGAGCAAACTGCTCAACGGTATCGAGTCCTACATTAATGAGAAGATTATTCTCGCTGGTGTAGCTATTGCCAAGTGCGccatagaaaaacaaaagatcAGTGATGGAGATGTTATCCTAGTTTATGGATG CTCGTCACTGGTCAACCACATCCTTTGCGAGGCCTTTGAGAAGAGCAGAAAATTCCGTGTTATTGTTGTGGACAGCAGGCCTCGGCTAGAGGGCAAGGAGGCCCTGAGGCGCCTGGTCCAGAAAGGCATCAGCTGCACCTATGTTCTTATCTCTGCTGTCTCTTACATCCTTCCAGAG GTGTCAAAGGTTTTCCTTGGTGCTCATGCTCTGCTGGCTAATGGTTACGTCATGTCTCGAGTGGGGACATCACAGATAGCTCTGGTGGCCAAAGCTTTTAATGTGCCTGTGCTGGTGTGTTGTGAGACCTACAAGTTCTGTGACAGGGTGCAGACAGATTCCTTTGTATCTAATGAACTCG ATGACCCCGACGACCTCATTGTAACCCGTAAAGGAACGACTCCGCTGGAGGGATGGCAGAACCAGTCCTCTCTCGGCCTTCTTAACCTGGTCTACGACGTGACGCCGCCTGATTTCGTAGATCTAGTCATCACAGAGCTCGGGATGATCCCGTGTACCTCTGTCCCTGTGGTGCTGCGAGTCAAAAACGTGGACCAGTGA